In Thiovibrio frasassiensis, one DNA window encodes the following:
- a CDS encoding response regulator: MEEKEAYFKKTEEPKPAKAQKPHKILVAEDNPVVRKGLNNFLVKWGYEPIEADNGDTAWNALETDPAIRIAILDWNIPGLSGMQVCQRIRTRTDGPYVYTVIFSARSSIEEQVLALEGGADDYLVKPAKPSLLRARLGVGLRILNLLDASKPASAK; encoded by the coding sequence ATGGAAGAAAAAGAAGCTTATTTCAAAAAAACAGAAGAGCCGAAGCCAGCCAAAGCCCAAAAACCGCACAAAATCTTGGTCGCAGAGGATAATCCCGTGGTGCGCAAGGGCTTGAACAACTTCCTGGTGAAATGGGGATACGAACCGATTGAGGCGGATAATGGCGATACCGCATGGAACGCTCTAGAAACCGACCCCGCCATAAGAATTGCCATCCTGGACTGGAACATCCCCGGCCTCAGCGGTATGCAGGTCTGCCAACGCATCCGGACGCGCACGGATGGCCCCTATGTCTACACGGTCATCTTCAGCGCCCGCAGCTCCATTGAGGAACAGGTTCTTGCCCTGGAAGGCGGGGCCGATGACTATCTGGTCAAACCCGCCAAACCATCATTGCTTCGAGCAAGGCTTGGGGTTGGCCTGCGGATTCTGAACCTACTGGATGCCTCCAAACCCGCCTCGGCCAAATAA
- a CDS encoding manganese-dependent inorganic pyrophosphatase, whose product MSVCVVGHSNPDTDSIAAAISYAHYLKATGTDAIACMQIEADKLNPESTTVLKNFGLAAPQTMMDAAGKKVALVDFSDIGQAPANIKDAEVVAIVDHHKIGDITTNNPIVFNAQPVGCTCTVLYEMYKNNNVALPKDIAGAMLSAILSDTVNFKSPTCTAPDKAAVAALKDIAGVADTDALFMEMLKAKSSIDGIPMKDLVFRDYKDFDMNGKKVGIGQLELATLEQVAGIRADLYKALEDLKKDGRHSVLFMLTDVVKEGTDLLVVSEEPAVIEQAFGGKIANNAMWVNGMMSRKKQTVPPLQKAFGC is encoded by the coding sequence ATGTCAGTATGTGTTGTTGGCCATTCAAATCCCGATACCGATTCCATTGCCGCCGCCATTTCTTATGCACATTATCTGAAGGCAACCGGCACTGACGCCATTGCCTGCATGCAGATTGAGGCAGATAAGCTGAACCCCGAGAGCACCACCGTCCTCAAGAATTTCGGTCTTGCCGCGCCCCAGACCATGATGGATGCTGCTGGCAAGAAGGTTGCCTTGGTGGATTTCAGTGATATCGGTCAGGCTCCGGCAAACATCAAGGATGCCGAGGTTGTTGCCATTGTTGATCATCACAAGATTGGTGATATCACCACCAACAATCCGATTGTATTCAATGCCCAGCCGGTTGGTTGCACCTGCACCGTATTGTACGAAATGTACAAAAACAACAATGTCGCTCTGCCCAAGGATATTGCCGGTGCCATGCTTTCCGCCATCCTGAGCGATACCGTAAATTTCAAGTCCCCCACCTGTACCGCTCCTGACAAGGCTGCGGTTGCTGCCCTGAAAGACATCGCCGGCGTTGCCGACACCGATGCGCTGTTCATGGAGATGTTGAAGGCGAAGTCTTCCATCGACGGTATCCCCATGAAGGATCTCGTTTTCCGTGACTACAAGGATTTTGACATGAACGGCAAGAAGGTTGGTATTGGCCAGCTCGAGCTCGCCACCCTTGAGCAGGTTGCCGGCATTCGTGCCGACCTGTACAAGGCTCTCGAGGATCTCAAGAAGGATGGCCGTCATTCCGTACTGTTCATGCTCACCGATGTTGTGAAAGAGGGCACCGATCTGCTGGTTGTTTCCGAGGAGCCCGCAGTTATCGAGCAGGCTTTCGGTGGCAAGATTGCAAACAACGCCATGTGGGTAAACGGCATGATGAGCCGCAAGAAACAGACCGTTCCGCCGTTGCAGAAGGCTTTCGGCTGCTAA
- a CDS encoding carbonic anhydrase yields the protein MRLRITLPLSLLVFLIAAASSADMRPIKKLRPGIPPYAVAEKIARHNDQVVASRLADEPLKLPGTPHMTWLADCDARVQATLFYPDPVDTIYAVRNPGNQFSLSAGAIDYGVNELHTPVLLITGNTNSDSLRLFAKGYTHLGADLRHDLDSLRLSLGTNAPGSGAMARPETVLVEKNVDFQVATAMKRYAQRIESGRLVVIGAVIDLNNRYGYGLNRLIIININSEIDPERLRAMHHLIRLDKRLLGLVGRKPWAEENTESLATPPSRKAPSKKSSKKKSALKK from the coding sequence ATGCGCCTCAGAATAACTCTTCCTCTCTCGTTGCTCGTTTTTCTTATTGCTGCAGCCAGCAGCGCGGATATGCGCCCGATCAAAAAACTTCGCCCCGGAATCCCCCCCTATGCCGTGGCTGAAAAGATTGCCCGGCACAACGATCAGGTCGTGGCCAGCAGGCTTGCGGACGAGCCCCTTAAGTTACCGGGCACCCCGCACATGACCTGGCTGGCGGATTGCGATGCCCGGGTGCAGGCAACCCTGTTCTATCCTGACCCGGTTGACACCATTTATGCGGTGAGAAATCCGGGCAATCAATTCTCGCTCTCCGCCGGCGCCATTGATTACGGAGTCAACGAACTCCATACCCCGGTGCTGCTTATCACCGGCAACACCAACAGCGACAGCCTCCGCCTTTTCGCAAAAGGGTATACCCATCTGGGCGCAGACCTGCGCCATGACCTGGACTCCCTGCGACTTTCCCTGGGGACAAATGCGCCAGGCTCTGGAGCAATGGCAAGACCAGAAACCGTACTGGTGGAAAAGAATGTCGATTTCCAAGTAGCCACGGCCATGAAGCGCTACGCCCAACGAATAGAAAGCGGCAGGCTGGTGGTGATCGGGGCAGTGATCGATCTGAACAATCGTTACGGATACGGACTCAATCGCCTGATCATTATCAATATCAACAGTGAAATCGACCCGGAACGATTACGGGCCATGCACCACCTCATCCGGCTGGACAAACGACTGCTCGGCCTGGTTGGCCGGAAACCTTGGGCAGAGGAAAACACCGAGTCCTTGGCCACCCCTCCCTCGCGCAAAGCACCTTCCAAGAAATCGAGCAAAAAGAAATCCGCTCTAAAGAAATAA
- the grpE gene encoding nucleotide exchange factor GrpE, with protein MTEQEEKNEEVLEQPSSGEEQITTEAEDLSVQLEKALERNRELEDKLLRLAAEQDNFRKRMQRERESAFKYAEENILRELLPFLDNLERAVGQCHASPDADTLLAGVEMTCKGLLSTLEKFGVKPLAGEGQPFDPNFHEAVAMEASADVPENQIIQEYQKGYMFKDRLIRAAKVVVSKGNVEE; from the coding sequence GTGACGGAGCAAGAAGAAAAAAATGAAGAGGTTCTTGAGCAGCCCAGCTCAGGAGAAGAACAGATCACGACCGAGGCGGAAGATCTCTCGGTTCAGTTGGAAAAGGCGTTGGAAAGAAACCGGGAGCTTGAGGATAAGCTGCTGCGCTTGGCGGCTGAACAGGATAATTTCAGGAAAAGAATGCAGCGTGAGCGGGAATCCGCGTTCAAGTATGCAGAAGAAAATATCCTGCGGGAGCTGCTTCCCTTCCTTGATAATCTGGAACGCGCCGTTGGCCAGTGCCATGCCTCCCCTGATGCCGATACCCTTTTGGCCGGGGTGGAAATGACCTGCAAGGGGCTACTTTCCACCTTGGAAAAATTCGGGGTAAAACCTCTTGCCGGTGAGGGGCAACCCTTTGATCCGAATTTCCATGAAGCCGTAGCCATGGAAGCCAGTGCGGACGTGCCGGAAAACCAGATTATTCAGGAATATCAGAAAGGGTACATGTTTAAGGACAGACTTATCCGGGCGGCCAAGGTTGTGGTTTCAAAGGGTAATGTTGAAGAATAA